Proteins encoded within one genomic window of Bacillus sp. F19:
- a CDS encoding LysR family transcriptional regulator, whose product MNIEQLLYIVEVAKYSSLSIAAQNLHVTQSTISQSITNFENELGIKVLKRSRGHGAVPTEEGRIILKLAYEVQKKLDEIKETANLFNSTELGELKISSLPGLMTFLVKAIAAFKHDYPHVNLEVAEKSGSTVIEDVRQHKTDFGMITYSTYLNVNMEGIAFEALIEGKQKVYVSKHSPLAFLGTISPHDILDQTLVTYKGEFMQYFVQDFFNKYKPLKILFISNNMDGVLQAVKENLAITFAPDFVMKNYPPVINGDIIPIDLVNHPTVNISLGLVRSENKHLSAFANKYIQYLKSEMIKS is encoded by the coding sequence ATGAACATTGAACAATTACTATATATCGTTGAAGTCGCTAAATACAGTTCTCTGTCTATTGCGGCACAGAATCTACATGTAACTCAATCCACTATCAGCCAGTCTATTACCAACTTTGAAAACGAGTTAGGGATTAAAGTTCTTAAACGTTCGCGGGGACACGGTGCTGTACCAACCGAAGAAGGTAGAATTATCCTAAAACTTGCCTATGAAGTACAGAAAAAACTTGATGAAATAAAAGAGACAGCCAATTTATTTAATTCGACTGAACTTGGGGAACTAAAAATATCTTCCTTACCTGGATTGATGACGTTCCTGGTAAAAGCTATCGCTGCGTTTAAACATGATTATCCACACGTGAATTTGGAGGTTGCAGAAAAAAGTGGCTCTACTGTAATTGAAGATGTCCGACAACATAAAACTGATTTCGGTATGATTACATATTCAACTTATTTGAACGTAAACATGGAAGGAATAGCTTTTGAAGCACTGATTGAAGGGAAGCAGAAAGTATATGTTTCAAAGCATTCACCTTTAGCATTCTTAGGTACCATATCTCCGCATGATATACTGGATCAAACTCTCGTCACTTATAAAGGGGAATTTATGCAGTATTTTGTACAAGATTTCTTTAACAAATATAAGCCCTTGAAAATACTATTTATATCAAATAATATGGATGGTGTTCTCCAGGCCGTCAAAGAAAATTTGGCCATTACGTTTGCTCCTGATTTCGTAATGAAAAATTATCCCCCTGTGATTAATGGTGATATAATTCCAATTGATCTCGTAAATCATCCAACTGTAAATATTTCTTTAGGGTTAGTTCGATCAGAGAATAAGCATTTATCGGCTTTTGCCAACAAATATATTCAATATCTAAAATCCGAAATGATTAAAAGTTAA
- a CDS encoding SDR family NAD(P)-dependent oxidoreductase — protein MSLKQLFDLTGQTAIVTGGGSGLGRVMALALAEAGANVVVCSRRLVVCEEVVKEIEALGSQALALAVDVTNPESVVQGLEKAVSHFGKIEILVNSSGTVFESPAAEMPLKQWQAMLDTNVTGTFLMCQAVGKHMINNEYGKIINISSSIGFKGVDPEAVDSVGYTTSKGAVMTLTKDLAVKWGRHGVYVNSIAPGVFTTGMNNPEIPGTLVHKAGSFIASQVPVRRLGSDNDLVGALLYFASAASDYCTGQILVLDGGLGAK, from the coding sequence ATGTCATTAAAACAATTGTTTGATTTAACCGGACAGACAGCAATCGTTACCGGAGGCGGCAGCGGTCTAGGGCGTGTAATGGCACTTGCTTTGGCAGAGGCAGGTGCAAACGTTGTAGTATGTTCTCGTCGTTTAGTGGTTTGTGAAGAAGTTGTGAAAGAAATAGAGGCATTAGGAAGTCAAGCACTTGCTCTAGCTGTTGATGTAACAAATCCTGAATCTGTCGTACAAGGTTTGGAGAAAGCTGTTTCTCATTTTGGAAAAATCGAAATTTTAGTCAACAGCAGCGGAACGGTTTTTGAATCGCCTGCTGCGGAAATGCCTTTAAAACAATGGCAAGCTATGCTTGATACAAATGTGACAGGAACATTCTTGATGTGTCAGGCAGTTGGAAAACATATGATCAATAACGAATACGGTAAAATCATTAACATTTCTTCTAGTATAGGCTTTAAAGGTGTTGACCCTGAAGCTGTAGATTCTGTGGGGTATACAACAAGTAAGGGTGCAGTTATGACTTTAACGAAGGATCTTGCAGTTAAGTGGGGGCGTCATGGAGTGTATGTGAATTCCATCGCTCCTGGAGTTTTCACTACTGGTATGAATAACCCAGAAATACCTGGAACACTTGTACACAAAGCAGGCTCTTTCATTGCTTCCCAAGTACCAGTTAGAAGGTTAGGCAGTGATAATGATTTAGTAGGTGCACTCCTTTACTTTGCTTCAGCAGCTTCTGATTATTGTACTGGACAAATATTGGTTCTTGATGGGGGACTTGGGGCTAAGTAA
- a CDS encoding SDR family oxidoreductase: MDLKLSGKKALIVGGSRGIGKAIARQLALEGADCTICSRNESSLKIAAEELADETNRNIYPIVADTNDPDSILNLVEKSAAAMGSIDILINSGARVGGHEPEDFNSIKDELILKDFEEKYMGYFRCIRAVAPYMIENKWGRIINISGLAARIGGNYFSSGPRNASVVHMTKSASLELGKHGINVNAVYPGIVDTEMFRGRVTNEEAIRQAESLNSLGRLITAEEIAYVVTFLASPLAASITGDVISVTGGIGNTVYY, from the coding sequence ATGGACTTAAAGTTATCCGGAAAAAAAGCACTTATAGTTGGAGGAAGCCGGGGGATTGGTAAAGCTATTGCCCGCCAGTTGGCTCTTGAAGGTGCAGATTGTACGATTTGTTCAAGAAACGAATCCTCTCTAAAGATTGCAGCAGAGGAACTAGCCGATGAAACAAATAGAAATATCTATCCGATCGTGGCAGATACAAATGATCCTGACTCCATCCTAAATTTAGTTGAAAAATCAGCAGCAGCGATGGGGAGCATTGATATTTTAATCAACAGCGGAGCGCGTGTTGGCGGCCATGAGCCAGAGGATTTTAATAGTATTAAAGATGAACTTATTTTGAAAGATTTTGAAGAAAAGTACATGGGCTATTTTCGCTGTATCCGAGCTGTTGCACCTTATATGATAGAAAATAAATGGGGCCGTATAATAAATATAAGTGGTCTGGCTGCCAGAATTGGCGGCAATTATTTTAGTTCCGGTCCGCGTAATGCATCTGTTGTCCATATGACAAAATCCGCCTCATTGGAATTAGGAAAGCACGGAATTAACGTTAATGCTGTTTATCCAGGGATTGTCGATACGGAAATGTTTAGAGGCCGGGTCACCAATGAGGAAGCTATACGCCAGGCAGAATCACTGAATTCCCTCGGCCGCTTGATAACTGCAGAGGAAATTGCTTATGTCGTTACCTTCCTGGCTTCGCCTTTGGCGGCATCGATTACTGGCGATGTTATTTCAGTAACTGGAGGCATTGGTAATACCGTTTATTACTAA
- a CDS encoding helix-turn-helix domain-containing protein, with protein MAKELGISKSIVQRWIFHYNREGFQGLDEKRGKSDNPLQGRPKN; from the coding sequence ATTGCCAAAGAATTAGGAATCTCAAAGTCAATTGTGCAACGTTGGATATTTCACTATAATCGAGAAGGGTTTCAAGGGTTAGATGAAAAGAGAGGAAAATCAGATAATCCACTGCAGGGAAGACCAAAAAATTAA
- a CDS encoding TauD/TfdA family dioxygenase, with protein sequence MSEKTIATLETALFHVKQKGLQAPNFNKEDFLIPELSDETAYFIDELEYGRGFLLIRGLPMERYTDEEASIIYWGLGADFAMFIDEKTAKADRGGITVKKQLAILKNTCG encoded by the coding sequence TTGTCAGAGAAAACGATCGCAACTCTTGAAACCGCTTTATTTCATGTGAAACAAAAAGGTTTGCAAGCACCGAATTTTAACAAGGAAGACTTCCTAATTCCTGAACTCTCTGATGAAACCGCTTACTTTATTGACGAACTGGAATATGGGAGAGGATTTCTGTTAATTCGTGGATTACCAATGGAAAGGTATACGGATGAAGAAGCAAGCATTATTTACTGGGGTCTTGGAGCTGATTTCGCTATGTTTATTGATGAGAAAACAGCTAAAGCGGATCGCGGCGGTATTACCGTGAAAAAACAGCTGGCGATATTGAAGAACACATGTGGTTAA
- a CDS encoding 2,4'-dihydroxyacetophenone dioxygenase family protein — translation MSNVKDVKDITALHAGNVSVDELPWIPYFGDAKFKLLKVNPVTGQTITLLYVPAKMQLPAHFHPGTVIVYTVQGTWRYLEESWISKPGDMVYEPAGSKHTPSAVGDEDVITFNIVEATLDYIGENGEILARDNWESFLKKYYDYCAAEGIEPVDVTKF, via the coding sequence ATGAGTAATGTAAAAGATGTAAAAGATATAACAGCATTACATGCCGGTAATGTTAGTGTAGATGAATTGCCTTGGATTCCTTATTTTGGAGATGCGAAATTTAAATTGCTTAAAGTCAACCCAGTGACAGGGCAGACGATTACTTTATTATATGTTCCTGCGAAAATGCAGCTTCCGGCGCATTTCCATCCTGGAACAGTCATTGTATATACTGTCCAAGGGACTTGGAGATATCTCGAGGAGTCTTGGATCTCCAAACCGGGTGACATGGTTTACGAGCCTGCCGGTTCCAAACATACACCTTCAGCTGTAGGGGATGAAGATGTTATTACTTTCAATATTGTGGAAGCAACATTAGATTATATAGGTGAGAATGGCGAAATTCTTGCCAGAGATAATTGGGAATCATTCCTGAAAAAATACTATGACTATTGCGCGGCTGAAGGAATTGAACCTGTTGATGTGACTAAATTTTAA
- a CDS encoding TauD/TfdA family dioxygenase has product MSTILKEKVKGPVAWKGTDLANDESWVYYLSEKTIASLENALLHVKQKGLKAPDFNKEDFPISDLSDEIAYFVEELENGRGFLLIRGLPMERYSDEEVSIIYWGLGLHMGIPVSQNANGDLLGHVKDQGLSLENSNVRGYQTKLHLPFHADGSDVVGLLSLRKGKSGGHSSIISSMTVYNEILEKYPEYIGILCRPFNFDRRGEEAPGESPVFTSPIFNFYDGKLSCRYVRLFIESAQAKTGTQLSTVEIEALDVLDSLLHDEKLHYNMMLEPGDIQFVNNYTILHSRTQYEDYEEQERKRHLLRLWLTMPNSREISPEFAMFIDENTGKPGRGGVPVRSKTSGGVVETLK; this is encoded by the coding sequence ATGTCAACCATTTTAAAGGAAAAAGTTAAAGGGCCAGTAGCTTGGAAAGGCACTGACCTGGCTAATGATGAATCATGGGTTTATTATTTGTCCGAGAAAACGATTGCGTCTCTTGAGAACGCTTTATTACATGTCAAACAAAAGGGTTTAAAAGCACCGGATTTTAACAAGGAGGACTTCCCGATTTCTGATCTCTCTGACGAAATAGCTTACTTTGTTGAAGAATTGGAGAATGGAAGAGGGTTCCTATTAATTCGCGGATTACCAATGGAAAGATATAGCGACGAGGAAGTGAGCATCATTTACTGGGGTCTCGGACTTCACATGGGCATTCCGGTATCGCAAAACGCAAATGGTGACCTTTTAGGGCACGTAAAGGATCAAGGTCTTAGCTTAGAAAATTCAAATGTACGTGGTTACCAAACAAAACTGCATCTTCCTTTTCACGCTGATGGATCTGATGTAGTCGGATTGTTAAGCCTTCGAAAAGGGAAATCCGGCGGGCACAGCAGTATCATAAGTTCGATGACTGTTTATAATGAAATTCTGGAGAAATACCCAGAATATATAGGAATTCTCTGCCGCCCATTCAACTTTGATCGTCGTGGAGAAGAAGCTCCTGGAGAATCTCCAGTATTTACATCACCAATCTTTAATTTTTATGATGGCAAATTGAGCTGCAGATATGTCCGTTTATTTATCGAATCAGCACAAGCAAAAACAGGTACCCAGCTGTCGACAGTTGAAATTGAAGCATTAGACGTACTGGATTCCCTCCTTCATGATGAAAAGTTACATTATAATATGATGCTGGAGCCAGGTGATATTCAATTTGTCAATAATTATACGATTCTTCACTCACGTACTCAATATGAAGACTATGAAGAACAGGAACGAAAACGTCATTTATTAAGATTGTGGCTCACAATGCCAAATAGCCGGGAAATTTCACCAGAATTCGCGATGTTTATTGATGAGAATACGGGTAAACCGGGTCGCGGCGGTGTACCCGTGCGTAGTAAAACATCTGGCGGTGTTGTAGAAACCTTGAAATAG
- a CDS encoding MFS transporter, with the protein MSRTPKYSWIILLFLILTGMINQVDKIIIGLASVPLMKELSLSPSQWGVVGSSFFWFFTFSSIFLGGMADSKNTKKMLTWMSLVWLMVQFATPFVSSLSLLVLTRMILGAGEGPAPALSTAIIGKWFPKHRHGIGFGAVLLGTTGGSAIASPLLISLIDHYGWRSAFIAMGILGLIVLVLWMILGKENPQEIGLPSIHREVHPSSTLSKVSWRQFLPHLLSKNFILTVLCGGCAYWLLSVQAVWFPAYFTKIQQFNGQTLKLAVSLPFLFAAICQVGFALLSDRIYRKSGDIRKARINLAGFMMMLSALCIYLANAASSTAISILFFTLAPGFAYVILSLAPAILMEFYSPQNIGKAQGTFIALASIASIIAPLAFGNLIQNAATEAIGYGFAFQASSFGMLIIGLLFWIGVRPVKQSNSMIEAEEPMSV; encoded by the coding sequence ATGTCAAGGACACCAAAATATTCTTGGATTATCTTATTATTTCTAATTCTGACCGGTATGATCAACCAAGTAGATAAAATTATCATTGGGTTGGCTTCCGTTCCTTTAATGAAAGAGTTAAGTTTAAGTCCTTCCCAATGGGGAGTTGTAGGAAGTTCGTTCTTTTGGTTCTTTACCTTCTCCTCTATCTTTCTTGGCGGCATGGCCGATTCCAAAAACACGAAAAAAATGTTAACGTGGATGTCGCTTGTATGGTTGATGGTACAATTTGCCACGCCATTCGTTTCCAGTTTGTCTCTGCTAGTGTTAACAAGAATGATTTTGGGAGCAGGTGAAGGTCCAGCCCCAGCTTTATCTACGGCAATCATAGGAAAGTGGTTTCCGAAACATAGACACGGAATAGGCTTTGGTGCTGTTCTGTTAGGAACCACAGGGGGATCAGCGATTGCGTCGCCATTACTAATCTCTTTAATCGATCATTATGGATGGAGATCTGCATTTATAGCCATGGGCATTCTTGGACTGATTGTGCTGGTTTTATGGATGATTTTAGGTAAAGAAAATCCACAAGAAATCGGGTTGCCTTCCATCCATCGAGAGGTGCATCCGTCTTCAACGCTCTCTAAGGTTTCTTGGCGTCAGTTTCTTCCGCACCTTTTATCTAAAAATTTTATTTTGACCGTTTTATGCGGAGGGTGTGCCTATTGGTTATTGTCCGTTCAAGCCGTATGGTTTCCAGCCTACTTCACCAAAATTCAACAGTTTAATGGTCAAACATTAAAACTGGCTGTTTCTTTACCTTTTCTTTTCGCAGCCATATGTCAAGTTGGATTTGCCTTGCTATCAGATCGGATTTATCGTAAATCAGGAGATATTCGTAAAGCGCGAATCAATCTTGCCGGTTTCATGATGATGCTATCAGCTCTATGCATCTATCTGGCAAATGCAGCGAGTTCAACGGCGATTTCCATATTGTTCTTCACTCTTGCTCCCGGTTTTGCGTATGTCATTCTATCACTCGCACCGGCTATATTGATGGAGTTTTATTCTCCCCAAAATATTGGAAAGGCACAAGGGACGTTCATTGCTCTTGCAAGTATTGCAAGTATTATTGCTCCACTCGCATTTGGGAATCTTATTCAAAATGCAGCGACTGAAGCTATTGGTTATGGATTTGCTTTTCAAGCCTCTTCTTTTGGGATGCTCATAATCGGATTATTGTTTTGGATTGGTGTTCGCCCCGTAAAGCAAAGTAATTCAATGATAGAAGCAGAAGAGCCAATGAGTGTTTAA
- a CDS encoding MFS transporter → MNTPKHSWIILLILVAAGMVNQVDKVIIGLVSVPLMKELQLSPSQWGVVGSSFFWFFTLSSFILGGMADSKNTKKMFTWVMFVWLAVQFTTPFVSSLTLLMFSRMILGAGEGPAVAISTSIIGKWLPKHRHGIGAGAIFFGATIGPAIASPLLISLINQYGWRSAFIAMGIVGLIVLVLWMIFGKESPKEIGLPTFEQEDKNGLISSKVSWRQFLPYLFSKNFIFTVLCAGCAYWLLSVQAVWFPAYFTKIQHFDGKTLKMAVSLPFLFAAICQIGFALISDRLYRKTGDIRKARVNLAGISMVLSAICIYLGSVVNSSVISILFFILAPGFGIVILTLAPAMLMEFFSPKNIGKAQGTYVALSSSTSIIAPVVFGNFIENSGTEAIGYGYGFLVTSLVMLVLGLLFWTNVRPAKQPNTTIKAEEQVII, encoded by the coding sequence TTGAACACACCAAAACATTCTTGGATTATATTATTAATTCTAGTTGCGGCTGGTATGGTCAACCAAGTTGATAAAGTTATCATAGGTTTGGTTTCCGTTCCCTTAATGAAAGAGTTACAGTTAAGTCCTTCACAATGGGGAGTTGTTGGAAGCTCATTCTTTTGGTTCTTTACCTTATCCTCTTTCATTCTTGGCGGTATGGCCGATTCCAAAAACACGAAAAAAATGTTTACTTGGGTCATGTTTGTATGGTTGGCTGTTCAATTTACCACACCTTTTGTTTCCAGTCTGACTCTATTAATGTTTTCAAGAATGATCTTGGGAGCAGGAGAAGGTCCAGCCGTTGCTATATCAACTTCCATAATAGGAAAATGGTTGCCTAAACACAGACATGGTATAGGCGCTGGCGCTATTTTCTTTGGAGCAACAATCGGTCCTGCGATTGCTTCTCCATTATTAATCTCCTTGATCAATCAATATGGATGGAGATCAGCTTTTATAGCAATGGGGATTGTTGGACTTATTGTTTTAGTATTATGGATGATTTTCGGAAAAGAAAGCCCTAAAGAAATCGGGTTGCCCACATTTGAACAAGAGGATAAGAACGGATTAATCTCTTCTAAGGTTTCTTGGCGTCAATTTCTTCCATACCTTTTTTCTAAAAATTTTATTTTTACCGTTTTGTGTGCAGGTTGTGCCTATTGGTTATTGTCTGTTCAAGCGGTTTGGTTTCCAGCATACTTTACCAAAATTCAACATTTTGATGGAAAAACATTAAAAATGGCAGTGTCTTTGCCTTTTCTCTTCGCTGCCATTTGCCAAATTGGATTTGCATTGATATCAGATCGGCTTTATCGCAAAACAGGAGATATTCGTAAAGCACGAGTAAATCTTGCAGGTATTTCAATGGTACTATCCGCTATTTGTATATATCTTGGAAGTGTCGTGAATTCAAGTGTTATCTCCATCCTGTTCTTCATCCTTGCTCCAGGTTTTGGGATTGTTATTCTTACACTCGCACCCGCTATGTTGATGGAATTCTTTTCTCCCAAAAACATTGGAAAAGCACAAGGGACATATGTTGCTCTTTCAAGTTCAACAAGTATTATTGCTCCAGTTGTATTCGGGAACTTTATCGAAAATTCAGGAACTGAGGCTATTGGATATGGTTATGGGTTCCTAGTAACTTCATTGGTTATGCTTGTTTTAGGATTATTGTTTTGGACCAATGTACGTCCTGCGAAGCAACCTAACACAACGATAAAAGCAGAGGAACAAGTGATTATTTAA
- a CDS encoding SDR family oxidoreductase, translating into MPTETVLITGATKGIGLKFANVFADHSYNLVLVARDARLLEQQAENLKKDYGVQVNTFAGDLSSHATVESLHRHLKSEGINIDILINNAGAGGLGPMTELDIKKELECLQLNMISLTYLTRLIVDEMVKRKQGKILNVASTAAFQPTPWMSMYGASKSYVLSFTEAIAEELKGTGVQVSVLCPPSTKTQLTEGLATTGTKIFIKNLMDPEAVAKCGFEGLMKNKTVIIPGFKNKFMAKSVGLLPRKWVTIYIRKLIEQKV; encoded by the coding sequence ATGCCAACAGAAACAGTTTTGATTACAGGCGCTACTAAAGGGATCGGTTTGAAATTCGCAAATGTTTTCGCAGACCATAGCTATAACTTGGTATTAGTTGCCAGAGACGCAAGGTTGTTGGAACAACAAGCCGAGAATTTAAAAAAGGATTATGGAGTGCAAGTAAATACTTTTGCCGGTGACTTAAGCAGCCATGCAACAGTAGAGAGCTTGCACCGGCACTTGAAAAGCGAAGGAATCAACATCGATATTTTGATTAATAATGCCGGGGCTGGCGGATTAGGGCCAATGACGGAATTGGATATTAAGAAAGAATTGGAATGTCTGCAGCTCAATATGATCTCGCTCACGTATTTAACCAGACTTATAGTGGATGAAATGGTAAAACGAAAGCAAGGTAAAATTTTAAACGTGGCTTCAACAGCGGCCTTTCAGCCAACTCCATGGATGTCGATGTATGGGGCGAGCAAATCGTACGTTTTATCCTTTACGGAAGCGATTGCGGAAGAACTAAAAGGAACCGGAGTTCAAGTTAGTGTATTATGTCCCCCTTCAACCAAAACGCAGCTCACGGAAGGATTGGCCACAACAGGAACAAAAATTTTCATTAAGAACTTGATGGACCCAGAAGCAGTTGCCAAGTGCGGTTTTGAAGGGTTAATGAAGAATAAAACAGTGATCATCCCAGGCTTTAAAAATAAATTTATGGCTAAATCTGTGGGACTGCTGCCGAGGAAGTGGGTAACCATCTATATCCGAAAGCTTATCGAGCAAAAAGTGTAA
- a CDS encoding alpha/beta hydrolase codes for MVNLDPQAEKYLQAFNQMPPIHKMDPKTVRERLSKAPRPAVNLDPLSKVEDFMIPLGQDEEIKCRVYIPEGQGPFPLFIYYHGGGWVLGDIESTDASCRMIANRTDSIVVSVNYRLAPEYKFPTAVEDAYAALEWVYEKGNSFNGNVSRMVIGGDSVGGNLATVVTMMARDRKGPAITAQVLIYPATNLEFNSESHQTFAKGFGLDREQLIWFRDHYLRNEEDRFNEYASPLVAEELSGLPPAIVITAENDVLRDEGRAYAERLKKFGVQVEYACEPGMVHGYFGHMAIFSKNIESTVSRIDKFLRPANYTIGID; via the coding sequence TTGGTAAATTTAGATCCGCAAGCAGAAAAATATTTACAAGCATTTAATCAAATGCCGCCTATTCATAAAATGGATCCTAAGACAGTAAGAGAGAGGCTTTCGAAGGCACCACGCCCTGCTGTTAATTTGGATCCGCTTTCAAAGGTAGAGGATTTTATGATTCCGTTAGGCCAAGATGAAGAAATTAAATGCAGGGTTTACATACCGGAAGGACAAGGTCCTTTCCCTCTATTTATTTACTACCATGGTGGAGGCTGGGTACTGGGAGACATCGAATCAACGGATGCAAGCTGCCGAATGATAGCTAATAGAACGGATAGTATTGTTGTATCCGTAAACTATCGTCTAGCACCAGAGTATAAGTTCCCGACTGCAGTCGAAGACGCATATGCAGCATTGGAATGGGTTTATGAAAAAGGGAATTCCTTTAACGGAAATGTTTCTCGAATGGTAATCGGAGGGGATAGCGTTGGTGGAAATCTAGCGACAGTAGTTACTATGATGGCGAGAGACAGAAAAGGTCCTGCCATCACTGCACAGGTCTTGATCTACCCTGCGACAAATCTTGAGTTCAATTCGGAATCCCATCAAACCTTTGCAAAAGGATTTGGTCTGGATCGCGAACAGTTGATTTGGTTCCGTGATCATTATTTAAGGAATGAAGAGGACAGGTTTAATGAGTACGCTTCCCCCTTGGTTGCTGAAGAATTAAGTGGACTCCCTCCAGCAATCGTGATTACAGCGGAAAATGACGTACTCCGTGATGAAGGAAGGGCTTATGCTGAACGTCTGAAAAAATTTGGTGTGCAGGTTGAATATGCATGTGAACCCGGAATGGTCCACGGTTATTTTGGACACATGGCTATTTTTTCTAAGAACATTGAATCGACTGTTTCCAGAATCGATAAGTTCTTGAGACCCGCTAATTATACAATAGGGATAGATTAG
- a CDS encoding TauD/TfdA family dioxygenase, translated as MSIILKEKIQGRSAWKGIELAKNNSWIYYLSENTIAALEKAVLHVQQKGLTAPDFKKEDFPIPELADEITYFVDELENGRGFLLIRGLPLDQFTDEEASIIYWGLGLHLGLPIIQSKNGELLGHIKNVGKDFNDNTKVRGYQTNVHLDYHTDLADVVGLLCLRKAKSGGLSSIASAMTIYNEILDKHPEYLEILYRPFAHDLRGEESEGQSPVVQSPVFSYYDGKLSCRYIRQYVQSAQTKTGIFLSKEEIEAFDYIDSLTHDKNMHIDMMMEPGDMQFVNNYAVFHSRTHFEDYEEDDKKRHLLRLWLMIPNGRKIAPDFEFYIGGAPVIR; from the coding sequence ATGTCAATTATTTTAAAGGAAAAAATTCAAGGACGATCAGCGTGGAAAGGGATTGAACTAGCTAAGAATAATTCCTGGATTTACTATTTGTCCGAGAACACGATTGCTGCTCTTGAGAAGGCTGTATTACATGTTCAGCAAAAGGGATTAACTGCACCTGATTTTAAAAAGGAGGATTTCCCGATTCCTGAACTCGCTGACGAAATCACTTACTTTGTTGACGAGCTGGAGAATGGAAGAGGGTTTCTATTAATTCGTGGATTGCCATTGGATCAGTTTACTGATGAAGAAGCGAGCATCATTTACTGGGGTCTCGGACTTCACTTGGGGCTGCCGATAATCCAAAGCAAAAACGGGGAGCTCCTAGGGCATATAAAAAACGTAGGTAAAGACTTTAATGATAATACAAAAGTACGTGGTTACCAAACGAATGTACATCTTGACTATCACACTGATCTCGCTGATGTAGTCGGATTACTATGTCTTCGCAAAGCGAAATCTGGCGGTTTAAGTAGTATCGCAAGTGCGATGACTATCTATAATGAAATTTTGGATAAGCATCCAGAGTACCTTGAAATTCTCTATCGTCCCTTCGCCCATGACCTTCGAGGGGAAGAATCAGAAGGTCAATCTCCAGTAGTTCAATCACCGGTCTTTAGCTATTACGATGGTAAATTAAGCTGCAGATATATTCGTCAATATGTCCAATCAGCGCAAACGAAAACAGGTATCTTTTTGTCGAAAGAGGAAATCGAAGCATTTGATTATATAGATTCCCTTACACATGATAAAAACATGCATATTGATATGATGATGGAACCGGGTGATATGCAATTCGTTAATAATTATGCGGTTTTTCATTCACGGACTCATTTTGAAGATTACGAAGAAGATGACAAGAAACGCCATTTATTAAGATTATGGCTCATGATCCCAAATGGCAGGAAAATTGCCCCAGATTTTGAGTTTTATATCGGAGGAGCACCAGTAATTAGATAA